Proteins encoded together in one Orrella marina window:
- the serB gene encoding phosphoserine phosphatase SerB — protein MAPTDLIVQSPALDKPMIEQIAAQAQANGVNWISKTAARLYAVDVSDSDIRSIRTWCDTNGADVAFVDATARLADCRVLAMDMDSTLINIECIDEIAAFAGLKAEVAAITERSMRGEITEFSDSLRLRVGYLEGLDAEVLEQVYQQRLELNPGAENLIRVARSKGIKTLLVSGGFTFFTDRLKQRLELDAAFANTLEVDGNNRLTGRVEGRIVDAQGKADLLAEFAARHSAKPEQIIAIGDGANDLKMLGMAGYAVAYRAKPVVREQARYALNVSPLDAILHWFTDGSN, from the coding sequence ATGGCCCCCACAGACCTCATTGTGCAGTCCCCTGCCCTGGATAAACCCATGATCGAACAGATCGCCGCTCAGGCACAGGCAAACGGAGTGAACTGGATTTCCAAGACCGCCGCACGCTTGTATGCGGTTGATGTGAGCGATTCGGATATCCGTTCCATCCGAACATGGTGCGACACCAACGGAGCCGATGTCGCGTTTGTTGACGCAACGGCTCGCCTGGCAGATTGCCGTGTGCTTGCGATGGACATGGATTCTACGCTGATCAATATCGAGTGTATTGACGAAATCGCTGCATTTGCAGGACTAAAGGCCGAAGTTGCCGCAATTACCGAACGTTCAATGCGCGGTGAGATTACTGAATTCAGCGACAGTCTGCGCCTTCGGGTCGGTTATCTTGAAGGCCTGGACGCCGAAGTGCTGGAGCAAGTGTATCAACAACGCCTCGAACTGAATCCTGGAGCGGAAAACCTGATTCGAGTAGCCCGGAGTAAAGGAATCAAGACACTGCTTGTCTCGGGTGGATTTACATTCTTTACAGACCGTCTAAAACAGAGACTGGAGCTTGATGCCGCATTTGCAAATACTCTTGAGGTGGATGGCAACAATCGCCTGACGGGAAGAGTTGAAGGCAGAATCGTTGATGCCCAAGGCAAAGCTGACTTACTAGCGGAATTTGCAGCCAGGCATTCAGCCAAGCCAGAGCAGATTATTGCAATCGGAGATGGTGCCAACGATCTGAAGATGCTAGGTATGGCAGGCTACGCTGTCGCGTACAGAGCGAAGCCTGTTGTGCGCGAGCAAGCACGATATGCACTAAACGTCAGCCCGCTAGATGCCATCCTTCACTGGTTCACTGACGGAAGTAACTGA
- the nuoL gene encoding NADH-quinone oxidoreductase subunit L: MSSVPFIYLIIAFAPLLGAVLAGLFGTGFLGRPVSRFMAHRITIALVALSAICSYIVLFDVLGGTRFDGTLYVWSMIGDITLEIGFLIDPLTALMMVVVTSVSLMVHIYSIGYMAEDEGYERFFAYISLFTFSMLMLVMANNMLQLFFGWEAVGLVSYLLIGFYYERPTAIFANMKAFLINRVGDFGFVLGIGLLFAYTGTLNYGEVFEKADYLAGLTLPGTDWMLLTVACICLFVGAMGKSAQVPLHSWLPDSMEGPTPISALIHAATMVTAGIFMVSRFSPLFEFSNTALSLIIIVGALGALFLGILGVVQNDIKRVIAYSTLSQLGYMTVALGASVYSVAIFHMMTHAFFKALLFLAAGSVIMAVHHNQDIRYMGGLRKYMPITYVTFLLGGLSLSAFPFFAGFYSKEHIIEAAGAAGVWGAQFAYVCVLLGAFVTALYTFRVFFVVFHGEERYDQAPRDEHGHDDHHHDPHAKPHETPWVVTLPLVMLAVPSVIAGALFVDPLLFGNYFDYLNTVQHDGHDAMRTLADKWHGWFAYGLHAFVTLPFYLALAGGLVAWYCYVINPKASESIKKAFSWLYPLLDNKFYFDWLNEKVISRAARCLGTVLWKRSDEGLIDGMLVNGSAKVVGAISAVSRHLQSGYIYHYAFAMIIGLMGLITFIILVYK; this comes from the coding sequence ATGTCTAGCGTACCTTTCATTTATTTGATCATCGCATTTGCACCGTTGTTAGGTGCAGTGCTTGCGGGGCTGTTCGGCACTGGCTTTCTTGGCCGGCCTGTCAGTCGATTCATGGCGCACAGGATCACCATCGCTTTGGTGGCACTGTCGGCAATCTGTTCCTACATCGTGCTGTTTGACGTGCTTGGAGGAACCCGATTTGACGGCACCTTGTATGTCTGGAGCATGATCGGTGACATCACCCTTGAAATCGGTTTCCTGATTGATCCCTTGACCGCACTGATGATGGTGGTGGTGACCTCGGTTTCACTGATGGTTCACATCTACAGTATCGGGTATATGGCTGAGGATGAGGGCTACGAAAGATTTTTTGCCTACATCTCCCTGTTCACCTTCTCGATGCTCATGCTGGTCATGGCCAACAACATGCTGCAGTTGTTTTTTGGCTGGGAAGCGGTGGGCCTGGTTTCCTATCTGTTGATCGGTTTCTATTACGAGCGTCCGACAGCGATCTTCGCCAATATGAAGGCGTTCCTCATCAACCGCGTGGGTGACTTCGGCTTTGTGCTTGGCATTGGCCTGCTGTTCGCGTACACCGGTACGCTGAATTACGGCGAGGTGTTTGAGAAAGCAGATTACCTTGCCGGGCTCACATTGCCAGGCACGGACTGGATGTTGCTGACCGTTGCATGTATCTGTCTCTTTGTCGGTGCAATGGGTAAATCGGCTCAGGTTCCGCTGCACTCATGGCTGCCAGACTCCATGGAAGGTCCGACACCAATTTCTGCGCTGATCCACGCAGCAACCATGGTGACCGCAGGTATCTTTATGGTGTCTCGATTCTCGCCACTGTTTGAGTTCTCGAATACTGCGCTGTCGCTCATCATCATCGTGGGTGCGCTCGGTGCATTGTTCCTCGGGATCCTGGGGGTTGTTCAGAACGATATCAAGCGTGTGATTGCCTATTCCACGCTGTCTCAACTTGGTTATATGACTGTCGCGCTTGGTGCGTCAGTCTACTCAGTTGCGATCTTTCACATGATGACCCACGCATTCTTCAAGGCGTTGCTGTTCCTTGCCGCGGGTTCGGTCATCATGGCCGTTCATCACAATCAGGACATCCGGTATATGGGAGGTTTGCGCAAATACATGCCGATCACCTATGTCACGTTCCTGCTTGGCGGACTTTCGCTCTCGGCATTTCCGTTTTTCGCCGGCTTTTACTCGAAGGAACATATCATTGAAGCGGCAGGTGCGGCCGGCGTCTGGGGCGCACAATTTGCCTACGTCTGCGTTTTGCTCGGCGCTTTTGTGACGGCACTATATACATTCCGGGTCTTCTTTGTGGTCTTTCACGGGGAAGAGCGCTATGACCAGGCACCGCGTGATGAACATGGTCACGATGATCATCACCATGATCCGCATGCCAAGCCGCATGAGACGCCTTGGGTAGTGACGCTGCCGCTAGTCATGCTGGCGGTGCCCTCCGTGATCGCCGGTGCGCTTTTTGTGGATCCGCTTCTGTTCGGGAACTACTTTGATTACCTCAATACAGTCCAGCATGACGGGCATGATGCAATGCGCACGCTTGCCGACAAATGGCACGGATGGTTCGCCTATGGTTTGCATGCATTCGTGACCTTGCCGTTTTATCTGGCGCTCGCCGGCGGTTTGGTGGCCTGGTACTGCTACGTGATCAATCCCAAAGCCTCCGAGTCGATCAAGAAAGCGTTCTCCTGGCTGTATCCGTTGCTGGACAACAAGTTCTACTTCGACTGGCTCAATGAAAAAGTCATTTCACGTGCAGCGCGCTGCCTGGGCACCGTACTCTGGAAGCGCTCCGACGAGGGTCTGATCGACGGCATGCTCGTCAACGGATCGGCAAAGGTGGTTGGTGCAATTTCTGCTGTGAGCCGACATTTGCAGTCGGGTTACATCTATCACTACGCGTTTGCGATGATTATTGGCCTGATGGGTCTGATCACTTTCATTATCCTGGTATATAAATAA
- the nuoN gene encoding NADH-quinone oxidoreductase subunit NuoN, whose product MMLNEFNFALALPEIVLLVAAMLILLIDAFSMESRRTLAYILSNVTLVLLFMITWSQWASGAEGTTFHGQFVADDLSHLLKLVSYAAVFATLVYGREYVQSRDMLRGGELYVLVLLALLGQMVLISANNLLTVYLGLELMSLALYALVAIRRDHSPATESAMKYFVLGSLASGFMLYGMSMLYGATGSLDLQDIGDTIVSGSDMQLALVFGLVFLVAGIAFKLGAVPFHMWVPDVYTGAPTAITLAIAAAPKLAAFAMTLRILVTGLGDLTFDWQPMLMIMAVLSLAIGNLTAIMQTSFKRMLAYSTISHMGFVLLGLMSGSAEGLVNVNASAYGSSLFYIITYVLTTLGTFGVIMLLSHAGYECETIDDLKGLNKRSPALAGVLLVLMFSLAGIPPLVGFYAKLVVLQAVIQAGMVWLAVVAVIFSLIGAFYYLRVVKVMYFDEPSAERVVVSVPGPAGTVLGINTGIILLLGILPGGLMTACIQAIAASL is encoded by the coding sequence ATGATGCTAAACGAATTCAACTTTGCGCTTGCCCTACCTGAGATCGTGTTGCTGGTTGCAGCGATGCTGATCTTGCTGATCGATGCATTCAGCATGGAATCCCGGCGGACCCTGGCCTATATTCTCAGCAATGTGACACTGGTACTTCTGTTTATGATCACCTGGAGTCAGTGGGCGTCCGGTGCAGAAGGTACGACGTTCCACGGCCAGTTCGTTGCCGACGACCTTTCTCATCTGCTCAAACTGGTGTCGTACGCAGCGGTGTTTGCCACCCTTGTCTACGGGCGAGAGTACGTACAGAGTCGTGACATGCTTCGCGGTGGGGAGCTTTATGTTCTCGTTCTGCTTGCGCTGCTTGGTCAAATGGTGCTGATCTCGGCGAACAATCTGCTGACTGTGTATCTCGGACTCGAGCTGATGTCGCTGGCACTTTATGCGCTGGTCGCCATTCGCAGAGACCACTCGCCTGCGACTGAATCAGCCATGAAGTACTTTGTCCTGGGTTCACTGGCTTCCGGCTTCATGCTTTATGGCATGTCAATGCTGTATGGCGCAACTGGATCGCTTGATCTCCAGGATATCGGTGACACCATTGTTTCCGGAAGTGACATGCAACTGGCCCTGGTGTTCGGTCTGGTATTTCTGGTTGCAGGGATTGCGTTCAAGCTTGGTGCGGTTCCATTCCATATGTGGGTGCCTGACGTTTACACCGGCGCGCCGACGGCTATCACGCTCGCGATCGCAGCGGCCCCAAAGCTGGCTGCATTTGCAATGACGCTGCGCATTCTGGTGACAGGTCTTGGTGACCTGACATTCGACTGGCAGCCAATGCTGATGATCATGGCGGTTCTCTCGCTCGCGATTGGTAACTTGACCGCGATAATGCAGACGAGCTTCAAACGGATGCTGGCATACTCGACCATCTCGCACATGGGTTTCGTGCTGCTGGGCCTGATGAGTGGGTCAGCGGAGGGTCTGGTGAACGTGAATGCTTCGGCATATGGCTCCTCCCTGTTCTATATCATCACCTATGTTCTCACTACGCTGGGTACCTTCGGTGTGATCATGCTGCTGTCTCATGCAGGGTATGAGTGTGAGACGATTGATGATCTCAAAGGGTTGAACAAACGTAGTCCTGCGCTCGCTGGCGTCTTGCTGGTGCTGATGTTCTCTCTCGCCGGTATTCCGCCGCTGGTTGGCTTTTACGCGAAGCTGGTTGTTCTGCAAGCAGTGATTCAAGCAGGAATGGTCTGGCTTGCAGTTGTTGCTGTCATCTTTTCTCTGATCGGGGCGTTCTATTACCTGCGTGTGGTGAAGGTGATGTATTTCGATGAGCCGTCTGCCGAGCGAGTTGTGGTGTCGGTGCCCGGTCCTGCTGGCACGGTACTCGGCATCAACACTGGCATTATTCTGTTGTTGGGAATCTTGCCGGGTGGGCTGATGACTGCCTGCATCCAGGCGATTGCTGCTTCGCTTTAA
- a CDS encoding DUF2818 family protein: MNQTLAVWILIVFSVAAANLPFLSDKVFGVLKTSNPAGKSGFLVCAELLVMYFVAGLLGFAFESALSNPFLLGWEFYAITLCIFLVLGFPGFVYRYLLK, translated from the coding sequence TTGAATCAGACGCTTGCAGTCTGGATATTGATAGTGTTTTCAGTGGCGGCAGCCAACCTGCCGTTCCTGAGCGACAAGGTGTTTGGTGTTCTAAAAACCAGCAATCCGGCTGGAAAGTCCGGTTTTCTCGTGTGCGCAGAGCTACTTGTGATGTACTTTGTGGCCGGGTTATTGGGGTTTGCATTTGAAAGTGCACTTTCAAACCCGTTCCTGCTTGGCTGGGAGTTTTACGCGATCACGCTTTGTATCTTTCTGGTGCTTGGATTTCCGGGGTTTGTATACCGGTATCTTTTGAAGTAG
- the nuoH gene encoding NADH-quinone oxidoreductase subunit NuoH has protein sequence MEWLNSLESFGVGLIGATPWLVIWTLVKILVIAVPIILCVAYLTYWERKMIGFMHVRLGPNRVGFRGLLQPFADVLKLLTKEVIVPSQANKVLFVLAPVVTLMPALAAWAVVPFGPDVVLANVNAGLLYVMAITSIGVYGVIVAGWASNSKYAFLAAMRASAQMISYELAISFVLVTVLLVSGSLNMSEIVHGQNRGMFADMGLTFLSWNWLPLLPLFVIYVISAVAETNRHPFDVVEGESEIVAGHMVEYSGMAFALFFLGEYANMIFLSCMAAIMFLGGWAAPLDIAILNWIPGWIWLGLKTFVVVSMFVWFRASFPRYRYDQIMRLGWKVFIPLTGVWLVVVAIWMQTPWNIWN, from the coding sequence ATGGAGTGGCTCAATTCTCTCGAGAGTTTCGGTGTCGGGCTGATCGGTGCCACCCCATGGCTGGTGATCTGGACCCTGGTCAAGATCCTTGTCATTGCTGTTCCCATCATCCTGTGTGTCGCGTACCTCACATATTGGGAACGCAAGATGATTGGTTTCATGCATGTTCGTCTTGGTCCGAACCGGGTTGGTTTCAGAGGTCTGCTGCAGCCGTTTGCAGACGTTTTGAAGTTGCTGACCAAGGAAGTGATCGTACCCAGTCAGGCGAACAAAGTGCTGTTCGTGCTGGCACCAGTCGTGACACTGATGCCGGCACTGGCTGCGTGGGCAGTGGTGCCGTTCGGACCTGATGTTGTGCTCGCGAACGTTAACGCCGGGTTGCTGTATGTCATGGCCATTACGTCTATTGGTGTGTACGGTGTCATCGTGGCTGGATGGGCTTCAAACTCCAAGTATGCGTTTCTCGCGGCCATGCGTGCTTCGGCGCAGATGATTTCCTATGAACTTGCGATTAGCTTCGTGTTGGTGACGGTGCTTCTTGTTTCAGGCAGCCTCAACATGTCTGAGATTGTTCATGGCCAGAATCGCGGGATGTTCGCTGACATGGGGCTGACGTTCCTGTCCTGGAACTGGTTGCCGCTGTTGCCGTTGTTTGTGATTTATGTCATCTCTGCTGTCGCGGAAACAAACCGTCACCCGTTTGATGTGGTTGAAGGCGAGTCGGAGATTGTCGCCGGGCACATGGTCGAATATTCGGGTATGGCGTTTGCACTGTTCTTCCTCGGTGAATACGCCAACATGATCTTCCTGTCGTGCATGGCTGCGATCATGTTCCTGGGAGGATGGGCTGCACCGCTCGATATTGCCATCCTGAACTGGATTCCGGGCTGGATCTGGCTGGGACTCAAGACGTTTGTAGTGGTTTCCATGTTCGTTTGGTTCCGGGCATCTTTTCCACGTTACCGCTATGACCAGATCATGCGTCTGGGATGGAAAGTGTTTATTCCGCTGACCGGCGTCTGGCTGGTTGTCGTGGCGATCTGGATGCAGACGCCCTGGAATATCTGGAACTGA
- the nuoI gene encoding NADH-quinone oxidoreductase subunit NuoI — MEAIKDFFGSLMLLELLKGMRLTGKYFFKRKITLRYPHEKTPMSPRFRGLHALRRYPNGEERCIACKLCEAVCPAMAISIESDLREDGTRRTTRYDIDLTKCIFCGFCEESCPVDSIVETHIHEYHGEKRGDLYFTKDMLLAVGDRYEEQIARNRAEDAPYR, encoded by the coding sequence ATGGAAGCGATCAAGGATTTTTTTGGTAGTTTGATGCTCCTCGAGTTATTGAAGGGGATGCGATTGACCGGGAAGTATTTTTTCAAGAGGAAGATAACCCTGCGTTATCCCCACGAGAAAACGCCCATGTCACCGCGTTTCAGAGGTTTGCATGCGTTGCGTCGCTATCCCAACGGGGAAGAGCGATGCATTGCTTGCAAACTGTGTGAGGCGGTGTGTCCGGCTATGGCGATTTCGATTGAATCGGATCTGCGTGAGGACGGCACTCGCCGCACGACCCGCTACGACATCGACCTGACCAAGTGCATATTTTGTGGTTTTTGCGAAGAGAGCTGTCCCGTCGATTCAATTGTCGAGACGCACATTCATGAGTACCACGGCGAGAAACGCGGTGACTTGTATTTCACCAAGGACATGCTGCTTGCGGTCGGTGACCGTTACGAAGAGCAGATCGCCCGTAACCGTGCCGAAGATGCACCTTATCGCTAA
- a CDS encoding NADH-quinone oxidoreductase subunit J: protein MTFTTVLFYILATVLVVAAFRVITAKSPVTAVLFLILAFANASMIWMLLGAEFLALLLVLVYVGAVMVLFLFVVMMLDVKMEVLRAGARTYLPLGLLIGLVMVVEMAFVLNQTWGNAGPAVQMADDFNNTRALGELMYTEYVYAVEIGAVLLLVGMVAAISLTLRRRKDVRYNNPGAAVRVRAKDRMRLVSIPSEPRVDSKTEEKQ, encoded by the coding sequence ATGACATTCACGACAGTCCTCTTCTATATACTGGCCACCGTCCTGGTGGTGGCCGCATTCAGGGTTATCACAGCGAAAAGTCCTGTGACCGCTGTTTTGTTCCTGATTCTCGCGTTTGCCAACGCTTCAATGATCTGGATGCTGCTTGGCGCCGAGTTTCTGGCACTTCTTCTGGTGCTTGTCTACGTCGGTGCAGTGATGGTGCTGTTTCTGTTCGTTGTCATGATGCTGGACGTCAAGATGGAAGTGCTGCGAGCCGGCGCAAGGACCTATCTGCCACTGGGGTTGCTGATTGGCCTGGTCATGGTCGTCGAGATGGCTTTCGTACTGAACCAGACTTGGGGTAATGCGGGACCGGCAGTGCAGATGGCTGACGACTTCAACAATACCCGCGCACTGGGTGAACTCATGTACACCGAATATGTTTACGCGGTCGAGATCGGTGCTGTGTTGTTGCTTGTCGGTATGGTGGCTGCCATTTCCCTGACGTTGCGTCGTCGCAAGGATGTTCGTTACAACAATCCCGGCGCTGCAGTCAGAGTCCGTGCCAAGGACCGTATGCGTCTGGTAAGCATCCCGTCCGAACCGCGTGTGGACAGCAAGACCGAGGAGAAGCAATGA
- the nuoK gene encoding NADH-quinone oxidoreductase subunit NuoK, translated as MELTLSHFLVLGAILFAIGVFGIFLNRRNLIVLLMSIELILLSANMNFVAFSSWSGDLAGQVFVFFILTVAAAEAAIGLAILVLLFRNMNTINVEDLDHLKG; from the coding sequence ATGGAACTCACGTTGTCCCACTTTCTGGTGCTAGGCGCCATTCTGTTCGCGATCGGCGTGTTCGGTATCTTTCTGAACAGACGCAACCTGATCGTGTTGCTCATGTCGATCGAACTCATTCTGCTTTCGGCCAACATGAACTTCGTGGCGTTTTCGAGCTGGTCCGGCGATCTCGCAGGCCAGGTGTTCGTGTTCTTCATTCTGACTGTTGCAGCAGCTGAAGCGGCGATTGGCCTGGCCATTCTCGTTTTGCTGTTCCGTAACATGAACACGATCAATGTTGAAGACCTTGATCACCTCAAAGGCTGA
- a CDS encoding NADH-quinone oxidoreductase subunit M, giving the protein MASSSIPWLTLAIFVPIVFGLIVLAIGRDDNPGFTRWLALAGALISFAVTLPLYMGFDSSTASMQFVEKTLWIEAFPVFYHLGVDGISLWFVLLTAFVTVLVVMAGWEVITYRVAQYMAAFLIMSGLMVGVFAALDGLLFYIFFEATLIPMYIIIGVWGGPNRVYAAFKFFLYTLLGSLLTLVAFIYLWQASGTFEILAWHQLKIGYEAQVLIFLALLAAFAVKVPMWPVHTWLPDAHPEAPTGGSMVLAAIMLKLGAYGFLRFSLPIAPDASIGLSDLMITLSLIAVIYIGFVAMVQKDMKKLVAYSSIAHMGFVTLGFFIFNLVGLEGGIIQMVSHGFVSAAMFYCIGVLYDRMHTHVIADFGGVINRMPKFVTFFVLFSMANAGLPATSGFIGEFMVILGAVQFNFWIGMLAATALILGAAYSLWMVKRVAFGPVANEEVGKLQDINNREFLILGVMAIAVLFMGIYPKPFTDVMHVSVQALLDHVAISKL; this is encoded by the coding sequence ATGGCATCTTCTTCTATTCCGTGGCTCACGCTTGCGATTTTCGTTCCGATTGTCTTTGGTCTGATTGTTCTGGCCATTGGTCGTGACGATAATCCCGGGTTTACTCGCTGGCTCGCACTCGCTGGTGCATTGATCAGTTTTGCGGTGACGCTTCCGCTCTACATGGGGTTTGACTCGAGCACTGCGTCAATGCAGTTCGTTGAGAAAACTCTCTGGATCGAAGCCTTCCCAGTCTTCTACCATCTCGGGGTAGACGGGATTTCCCTCTGGTTCGTGTTGCTCACGGCCTTCGTGACGGTGCTCGTTGTCATGGCTGGCTGGGAAGTCATTACTTACCGGGTCGCCCAGTACATGGCAGCATTCCTGATCATGTCTGGCTTGATGGTGGGTGTCTTTGCTGCACTGGACGGGTTGTTGTTCTACATTTTCTTTGAGGCTACGCTGATCCCGATGTACATCATCATCGGTGTGTGGGGTGGTCCCAACCGTGTGTACGCAGCGTTCAAGTTCTTCCTTTACACGCTGCTGGGGTCTTTGCTGACGCTGGTTGCTTTCATCTATCTCTGGCAAGCGTCCGGCACGTTCGAGATTCTTGCGTGGCATCAGTTGAAGATTGGTTATGAGGCGCAGGTACTGATCTTCCTGGCTCTGCTGGCAGCGTTTGCCGTCAAGGTTCCGATGTGGCCGGTGCATACGTGGTTGCCGGATGCTCACCCGGAAGCACCGACCGGCGGTTCGATGGTTCTTGCCGCGATCATGCTCAAACTCGGGGCCTACGGCTTCCTGCGGTTTTCATTGCCTATCGCTCCGGATGCGTCGATCGGATTGTCGGATCTGATGATTACGCTTTCACTCATCGCAGTGATCTACATTGGATTCGTTGCAATGGTCCAGAAGGATATGAAAAAGCTGGTCGCTTATTCCTCGATCGCACACATGGGATTTGTGACCCTGGGCTTTTTCATCTTCAATCTGGTTGGGCTTGAAGGCGGCATCATTCAGATGGTTTCCCACGGCTTCGTTTCAGCAGCGATGTTCTATTGTATCGGTGTGCTGTATGACAGAATGCACACGCACGTCATTGCAGACTTCGGCGGCGTAATCAACCGCATGCCCAAGTTCGTCACATTTTTCGTGCTGTTTTCCATGGCCAACGCCGGTCTTCCGGCGACCAGCGGGTTTATCGGGGAGTTCATGGTCATCCTGGGTGCTGTCCAGTTCAACTTCTGGATTGGTATGCTCGCAGCCACAGCATTGATTCTGGGTGCGGCTTATTCGCTCTGGATGGTCAAGCGCGTCGCCTTCGGTCCGGTTGCTAACGAAGAGGTCGGCAAACTTCAGGACATCAATAACCGGGAGTTCCTGATTCTCGGCGTGATGGCTATCGCCGTGCTGTTCATGGGGATCTACCCCAAACCCTTCACTGATGTGATGCATGTCTCGGTTCAGGCACTGCTTGATCACGTTGCAATCTCAAAACTGTAA